One window of Pseudomonas urmiensis genomic DNA carries:
- a CDS encoding LysR family transcriptional regulator: protein MNVKQLRAFITVAKYQSFAQAGEHLHVSQPALSLTIKALEDNLGGALLTRTTRSVSLTPEGEVLLPLARRLLADWDDTEEMLRQRFTLQLGRVSVAAMPAFAGNLLPQSLKVFRQRYPKVNVTVHDVINEQVLELVRHRRVELGIGFEPDNLDGLRFHPLYLDRFVAVVPGDSPLARQPQVTWQQLLAEDFIALQRPSAVRLLLEQNIAAGHGKLTVAFESHQLSTIGRMVANGLGVSAVPALCINQMQELGARCVALVEPSVERRIGVMALSDHKLSTAAEALLEVVLCNTHLPEVTCVQ, encoded by the coding sequence ATGAACGTCAAGCAGCTACGCGCCTTCATCACCGTGGCCAAGTATCAAAGCTTCGCCCAGGCCGGCGAGCACCTGCACGTCTCGCAACCGGCGTTGAGCTTGACCATCAAGGCGCTGGAGGACAACCTCGGCGGCGCCCTGCTCACCCGCACCACCCGCAGCGTCAGCCTGACCCCAGAAGGCGAGGTGCTGCTGCCGCTGGCCCGGCGCCTGCTGGCCGATTGGGACGACACCGAAGAAATGCTGCGCCAGCGCTTTACCTTGCAGCTTGGCCGGGTGTCGGTCGCGGCCATGCCAGCCTTTGCTGGCAACCTGCTGCCACAGTCGCTGAAAGTGTTCCGCCAGCGCTATCCGAAGGTGAACGTTACCGTCCATGACGTGATCAACGAACAGGTGCTGGAACTGGTGCGCCACCGGCGCGTCGAACTGGGCATTGGCTTCGAGCCGGACAACCTCGATGGGCTACGCTTTCATCCGCTGTACCTGGATCGCTTCGTCGCCGTGGTACCTGGCGACTCGCCGCTGGCCCGGCAGCCGCAAGTCACCTGGCAGCAACTGCTGGCCGAAGATTTCATCGCCTTGCAACGCCCGTCGGCGGTGCGCTTGCTGCTGGAGCAGAACATTGCCGCCGGGCACGGCAAGCTGACAGTGGCGTTCGAGAGCCATCAACTGTCGACCATCGGCCGCATGGTTGCCAATGGGCTGGGGGTCAGCGCGGTGCCGGCGCTGTGCATCAACCAGATGCAAGAGCTCGGTGCGCGCTGCGTGGCCCTGGTCGAGCCGAGCGTTGAGCGGCGCATCGGCGTCATGGCACTAAGCGACCACAAGCTGTCCACCGCAGCCGAGGCGCTGCTCGAGGTCGTGTTGTGCAATACCCATCTACCGGAGGTGACATGCGTTCAGTAA
- a CDS encoding CoA transferase subunit A — MAGLDKRVATYEQALEGLTDNMTVLAGGFGLCGIPENLIAQIKRLGVKGLTVVSNNCGVDGFGLGVLLEDRQIRKMIASYVGENAEFERQLLSGELEVELTPQGTLAEKMRAGGAGIPAFYTATGYGTPVAEGKEVREFNGRKYILEEAITGDFAIVKGWKADHYGNVVYRNTAQNFNPLAATAGKITVVEVEEIVEPGVLLPSEIHSPGIYVDRVIVGTFEKRIEKRTVKA, encoded by the coding sequence ATGGCCGGACTGGACAAGCGCGTTGCAACCTACGAACAGGCCCTCGAAGGCCTGACCGACAACATGACGGTACTGGCCGGCGGCTTCGGCCTGTGCGGCATCCCCGAGAACCTCATCGCGCAAATCAAGCGTCTGGGCGTCAAGGGCCTGACCGTGGTTTCCAACAACTGCGGCGTCGATGGCTTTGGCCTGGGCGTGCTGCTCGAAGACCGGCAGATCCGCAAGATGATCGCCTCCTACGTCGGCGAGAACGCCGAGTTCGAACGCCAGCTGCTCAGCGGCGAGCTGGAGGTCGAGCTAACCCCACAAGGTACCCTGGCCGAGAAAATGCGCGCCGGTGGTGCTGGCATCCCGGCGTTCTATACCGCCACCGGCTACGGCACCCCGGTTGCCGAAGGCAAGGAAGTGCGCGAGTTCAACGGGCGCAAGTACATTCTCGAAGAAGCCATCACCGGCGACTTCGCCATCGTCAAAGGCTGGAAGGCCGATCACTACGGCAACGTGGTGTACCGCAACACTGCGCAAAACTTCAATCCACTGGCGGCCACCGCCGGCAAGATCACCGTGGTCGAAGTCGAGGAAATCGTCGAGCCTGGCGTGCTGTTGCCCAGCGAGATCCACTCCCCAGGCATCTATGTCGATCGGGTCATCGTCGGCACCTTCGAGAAGCGCATCGAAAAGCGCACCGTCAAGGCCTGA
- a CDS encoding short-chain fatty acid transporter — protein sequence MAAEIQDSRSARFALRCSNWAERWFPDSWVFAALAVVLVCIGALVMGAKPTDTAKAFGDGFWSLIPFTMQMAFVVIGGYVVASSPPAARLIDRLARIPKNGRSAVCWVALISMLASLLNWGLSLVFGGLLVRALARRTDLKMDYRAAGAAAYLGLGAVWALGLSSSAAQLQANPASLPPSILSITGVIPFTETIFLWQSGVLLAALVIVSLVVAYATAPGPGSARSAEACGVDPSFSAPPPPQRTRPGEWLEYSPILILLLVALAAGWLYQEFATKPAITAISGLNTYNLLFIMLGALLHWRPRSFLDAVTRAVPTTTGVLIQFPLYGSIAAILTQVKGVDEQTLAHHISTFFVQIASHDTYAVLMGVYSAVLGFFIPSGGGKWIIEAPYVMLVANDLHYHLGWAVQIYNAAEALPNLINPFYMLPLLGVLGLKARDLIGFSFVQLLVHVPLVLVLLWALGTTLHYVPPVMP from the coding sequence GTGGCCGCTGAAATCCAAGACAGCCGCTCCGCTCGCTTTGCCCTGCGTTGCTCGAACTGGGCTGAACGCTGGTTCCCTGATTCCTGGGTGTTCGCCGCCCTGGCGGTGGTGCTGGTGTGTATCGGCGCACTGGTGATGGGCGCCAAGCCGACCGACACCGCCAAGGCCTTTGGTGATGGTTTCTGGAGCCTGATCCCGTTCACCATGCAGATGGCTTTCGTGGTCATCGGCGGCTATGTGGTCGCCAGCTCGCCACCGGCGGCGCGGCTGATCGATCGCCTGGCGCGCATCCCCAAAAATGGTCGCTCGGCGGTGTGCTGGGTGGCGCTGATCTCGATGCTCGCCTCGTTGCTCAACTGGGGCTTGTCGCTGGTGTTCGGCGGTTTGCTGGTGCGCGCGTTGGCCCGTCGTACCGACCTGAAGATGGACTACCGCGCAGCCGGCGCAGCAGCCTACCTGGGCCTGGGCGCGGTGTGGGCGCTGGGCCTGTCGTCCTCGGCGGCGCAGCTGCAGGCCAACCCTGCCAGCCTGCCACCGTCGATCTTGTCCATTACCGGGGTGATCCCGTTCACCGAAACCATTTTCCTTTGGCAATCCGGCGTGCTGCTGGCGGCGCTGGTGATCGTCTCGCTGGTGGTCGCCTATGCCACCGCGCCTGGCCCAGGCAGCGCCCGCAGCGCCGAGGCGTGCGGCGTCGACCCAAGCTTTAGCGCGCCGCCACCGCCGCAGCGCACCCGTCCTGGCGAATGGCTGGAATACAGCCCGATCCTGATCCTGCTGTTGGTGGCGCTGGCCGCCGGTTGGCTGTACCAGGAGTTCGCGACCAAACCTGCGATCACCGCTATCTCCGGCCTGAACACCTACAACCTGCTGTTCATCATGCTCGGCGCCTTGCTGCACTGGCGTCCGCGCAGCTTTCTCGATGCGGTGACCCGCGCCGTGCCGACCACCACTGGGGTGCTGATCCAGTTCCCGCTGTATGGCTCGATCGCCGCCATCCTCACCCAGGTCAAGGGTGTGGATGAGCAGACCCTGGCCCACCACATCTCGACCTTCTTCGTGCAGATCGCCTCGCACGACACCTATGCCGTGCTCATGGGGGTGTACTCGGCAGTGCTGGGCTTCTTCATCCCGTCCGGTGGCGGCAAGTGGATCATCGAGGCGCCTTACGTGATGCTGGTGGCCAATGACCTGCACTATCACCTGGGCTGGGCCGTGCAGATCTACAACGCCGCCGAGGCGCTGCCGAACCTGATCAACCCGTTCTACATGCTGCCGCTGCTCGGGGTGCTGGGACTCAAGGCGCGCGACCTGATCGGCTTCTCGTTCGTCCAGCTGTTGGTGCATGTGCCATTGGTCCTGGTCTTGCTTTGGGCGCTGGGCACGACGCTGCATTATGTGCCGCCTGTGATGCCTTGA
- a CDS encoding aldo/keto reductase, giving the protein MRSVKLAGISVPAIGQGTWYMGEDPARRSAEVAALQQGIELGLSLIDTAEMYAEGGAEEVVGQAMLGRREQVFLVSKVYPHNASQRALPLACERSLKRLGTDCIDLYLLHWRGQYPLAETVEAFERLREQGKIRRWGVSNFDLDDLHELDNSDCATNQVLYNPAERGIEFDLLPWSQANGLPTMAYCPLAQAGRLLKHPLLAEIAERHGATPAQVSLAWVTRTDGVIAIPKAVNPRHVQLNAGAASLKLSEEDLRAIDQALPAPTRKQRLAMV; this is encoded by the coding sequence ATGCGTTCAGTAAAGCTTGCAGGCATAAGCGTTCCGGCCATTGGCCAGGGCACCTGGTACATGGGCGAAGATCCTGCTCGGCGCAGCGCCGAGGTGGCCGCCCTGCAGCAAGGCATCGAGCTGGGGCTGAGCCTGATCGACACCGCAGAGATGTACGCCGAGGGTGGCGCCGAGGAGGTCGTCGGCCAAGCCATGCTCGGCCGTCGCGAGCAGGTGTTTCTGGTCAGCAAGGTCTACCCGCACAACGCCAGCCAGCGTGCTCTACCGCTGGCCTGCGAGCGCAGCCTCAAGCGCTTGGGCACCGACTGCATCGACCTGTACCTGTTGCACTGGCGCGGCCAGTATCCGCTGGCAGAAACCGTGGAGGCCTTCGAGCGTCTGCGCGAGCAAGGCAAGATTCGCCGCTGGGGGGTGTCCAACTTCGATCTCGACGATTTGCATGAACTGGATAACAGCGACTGCGCCACCAACCAGGTGCTGTACAACCCAGCTGAGCGCGGCATCGAATTCGACCTGCTGCCCTGGAGCCAGGCCAATGGCTTGCCGACCATGGCCTACTGCCCACTGGCGCAGGCCGGGCGATTGCTCAAGCATCCGCTTTTGGCCGAAATTGCCGAGCGCCATGGGGCAACTCCCGCGCAAGTCAGCTTGGCCTGGGTGACCCGCACCGATGGGGTGATTGCCATCCCCAAGGCGGTCAACCCACGGCATGTGCAGCTCAATGCGGGGGCGGCCTCATTGAAATTGAGCGAAGAGGATCTGCGGGCGATTGACCAGGCGTTGCCAGCGCCGACACGCAAGCAGCGGTTGGCGATGGTTTGA
- a CDS encoding CoA transferase subunit B has translation MALTREQMAQRVARELKDGYYVNLGIGIPTLVANYVPADMDVMLQSENGLLGMGEFPTESTLDADMINAGKQTVTARRGASIFDSAQSFAMIRGGHVDLTVLGAFEVDVEGNIASWMIPGKLVKGMGGAMDLVAGADNIIVTMTHASKDGESKLLSRCSLPLTGAGCIRKVLTDLAYLEIENGAFILRETAPGVSVEEIIEKTAGKLIVADDVKEMTF, from the coding sequence ATGGCACTGACCCGCGAACAGATGGCTCAACGCGTTGCCCGTGAACTGAAGGACGGCTACTACGTCAACCTCGGTATCGGTATCCCGACCCTGGTGGCCAACTACGTACCCGCCGACATGGACGTGATGCTGCAATCGGAAAACGGCCTGCTCGGCATGGGCGAATTCCCCACCGAAAGCACCCTCGACGCCGACATGATCAACGCCGGCAAACAAACGGTCACCGCCCGCCGCGGTGCCTCGATCTTCGATTCGGCGCAATCGTTCGCCATGATCCGTGGCGGCCACGTCGACCTCACCGTGCTGGGCGCGTTCGAAGTGGACGTGGAGGGCAACATCGCCTCCTGGATGATCCCCGGCAAGTTGGTCAAGGGCATGGGCGGGGCGATGGACCTGGTCGCCGGTGCCGACAACATCATCGTCACCATGACCCACGCCTCCAAGGATGGCGAGTCCAAGTTGCTGTCGCGCTGCAGCCTGCCGCTAACCGGTGCTGGTTGCATTCGCAAGGTGTTGACCGACCTGGCTTACCTTGAGATCGAAAACGGCGCGTTCATCCTGCGCGAGACGGCGCCTGGGGTGAGCGTCGAGGAAATCATCGAGAAGACCGCAGGCAAGCTGATCGTGGCCGATGATGTGAAGGAAATGACCTTCTGA
- the imuA gene encoding translesion DNA synthesis-associated protein ImuA, whose product MGAVVDLDGLLDQRRIWRGRQTQARPLGLQPTGHMSLDQRLPEGGWPASALSELLLASPGCGELQLLWPSLARLTAEGGRVVLVAPPFIPYAPAWQAAGVDLRWLVQIEAEPADALWAAEQCLRSGSCAAVLCWPERADDRALRRLQVAAETGQALAFACRPQQAAHNPSPAALRLAIDTRPAQWRVLKCRGGMPPAAPIASSAH is encoded by the coding sequence ATGGGCGCGGTAGTCGATCTGGACGGCTTGCTCGATCAGCGGCGGATTTGGCGTGGTCGGCAAACCCAGGCACGCCCGCTCGGCCTGCAACCGACCGGGCATATGAGCCTGGACCAGCGGCTGCCGGAAGGCGGTTGGCCCGCTTCGGCGCTGAGTGAGTTGCTGCTGGCCAGCCCCGGTTGTGGTGAGCTGCAGTTGCTTTGGCCAAGCCTGGCGCGGTTGACTGCTGAAGGTGGCCGGGTGGTGCTGGTAGCGCCGCCGTTCATACCCTACGCACCTGCCTGGCAAGCGGCGGGGGTGGATTTGCGCTGGTTGGTGCAGATCGAGGCCGAGCCCGCAGACGCGTTGTGGGCTGCCGAGCAATGTTTGCGCTCCGGCAGTTGCGCAGCGGTGCTGTGCTGGCCCGAGCGTGCTGATGACCGGGCCTTGCGCCGTTTGCAGGTGGCCGCCGAAACCGGCCAGGCGCTGGCCTTTGCCTGCCGACCGCAGCAGGCTGCGCACAACCCTTCACCTGCGGCGCTGCGCCTGGCGATCGATACCCGTCCGGCCCAATGGCGGGTGCTCAAGTGCCGGGGTGGCATGCCGCCTGCTGCGCCCATCGCCAGCTCAGCTCACTGA
- a CDS encoding Y-family DNA polymerase — MLWACIVFPQLALDTVLRERDEPDCALVLMGGPSQRRVLQSVNCAAAKLGLRAGQTLTAARALADGFTCVEVDPARVDQVQQLLAAWAYRFSAQVSLHYPRALLLEVGSSLQLFGPWPLFEARLRQELEALGLRHRIVVASNPVAARMLANAHDGLAVTCAEQTRAALLQLPIGKIGLPADTAQAFARMGLRRLGEVLALPREALARRFAAQVQLHLDQLLGVRSVGLDFYQPPDRFETRLELNFDVESHQALLFPLRRMIGDLAAFLAGRDCGVQRFELHLEHVEGPDTRLMVGLLSAERDAAMLFELARGRLEPLRIPAPVRNLRLLAEDLPAFVPQHQALFDPRAQQTQAWPQLRERLRARLGDEAVKGLRAEADHRPECAWQLNDLGTCGALQVTPGSRPGWLLAAPQRLPESGVQLLGQAERIESGWWDGGDVRRDYYRIETREGLRGWAYQDLAAPGPLWLQGWFA; from the coding sequence ATGCTTTGGGCCTGCATTGTCTTTCCTCAGCTGGCGCTGGATACGGTATTGCGCGAGCGTGATGAGCCCGACTGCGCCTTGGTCTTGATGGGTGGCCCGAGCCAGCGCCGGGTGCTGCAATCGGTCAACTGCGCAGCAGCGAAGCTGGGCCTGCGCGCCGGGCAGACGCTGACCGCCGCACGGGCACTGGCCGATGGCTTTACTTGCGTTGAGGTCGATCCTGCGCGGGTTGATCAGGTCCAGCAACTGTTGGCCGCCTGGGCCTATCGCTTCAGTGCCCAGGTGAGTTTGCACTATCCACGCGCCTTGCTCCTGGAAGTGGGTTCGAGCTTGCAATTGTTCGGGCCGTGGCCGCTGTTCGAAGCGCGCCTGCGTCAGGAGCTGGAGGCGTTGGGCCTGCGTCACCGGATTGTCGTTGCCAGCAACCCGGTGGCGGCACGGATGCTCGCCAATGCCCATGATGGCTTGGCGGTGACCTGCGCCGAGCAGACCCGCGCCGCCTTGTTGCAGCTGCCTATTGGCAAGATCGGTCTTCCCGCTGATACCGCCCAGGCCTTCGCCCGCATGGGCTTGCGCCGCCTGGGCGAGGTCTTGGCCTTGCCGCGTGAGGCGCTGGCTCGACGCTTCGCCGCTCAGGTGCAGTTGCATCTGGATCAATTGTTGGGTGTGCGCAGCGTGGGCCTGGATTTCTATCAACCACCGGATCGCTTCGAAACGCGGCTAGAGCTGAATTTCGACGTCGAATCCCATCAGGCCTTATTGTTCCCCTTGCGGCGGATGATCGGCGACCTGGCTGCGTTTCTGGCCGGCCGCGACTGCGGCGTGCAGCGTTTCGAGCTGCACCTGGAGCACGTCGAAGGGCCAGACACGCGGCTCATGGTTGGCCTGCTATCGGCCGAACGCGATGCAGCCATGCTCTTTGAGCTGGCGCGGGGTCGGCTGGAGCCGCTGCGCATCCCGGCACCGGTGCGTAACCTGCGCCTGCTGGCCGAAGACCTGCCAGCGTTCGTGCCTCAGCATCAGGCCCTGTTCGACCCCAGGGCGCAGCAGACCCAAGCTTGGCCGCAACTGCGCGAGCGGTTGCGCGCACGTCTGGGCGACGAGGCGGTCAAGGGCCTGCGCGCCGAAGCCGATCATCGTCCTGAGTGCGCCTGGCAGTTGAACGACCTGGGAACGTGCGGGGCATTGCAAGTCACTCCAGGCAGTCGTCCGGGCTGGTTATTGGCGGCACCACAGCGGCTGCCGGAGTCTGGCGTTCAACTGTTGGGGCAGGCCGAGCGCATCGAGTCGGGTTGGTGGGATGGTGGCGATGTGCGCCGAGACTATTACCGCATCGAAACCCGCGAAGGCTTGCGCGGCTGGGCTTATCAAGACCTCGCCGCCCCCGGCCCGCTGTGGCTGCAAGGCTGGTTCGCATGA
- a CDS encoding error-prone DNA polymerase, which produces MTALAYAELHCLSNFSFQRGASSADELFRRAREQGYQALAITDECTLAGIVRAWQAAKAHQLRLIVGSEMRVQDGPKLVLLVEDLSGYQSLCALITRARRRAQKGEYQVLADDLQAHAKGLLALWIPDDPDEPAAGQWLQSLFAERLWLAVHLHRGSDDAGRLARLRALAARLGIGAVACGDVHMHSRGRRALQDCMTAVRQHCSMAEAGRYLFANGERHLRPLAQLSELYSPELLAESLVIAERCQFDLGQLKYQYPRELVPAGQSPASWLRHLCEQGVPKRWPNGPGAKVFEALQRELALIEELGYESYFLTVHDIVDFARKQSILCQGRGSAANSVVCFVLGITELDPMEHHLLFERFLSRERNEPPDIDVDFEHNRREEVIQYVFRRYGRHRAALTAVVSTYHAAGAVRDVARVLGLPADQVDALAKCCGRWSDRIPDAERLAEAGFEAQSPSLRRILVLAGELIGFPRHLSQHPGGFVICEQPLDQLVPVENAAMPERTVIQWDKDDLDLVGLLKVDVLALGMLSALRRCFDLIELHRGRQLSLATIPSEDPATYAMISRAETMGVFQIESRAQMAMLPRLKPTTFYDLVIEVAIVRPGPIQGDMVHPYLRRRLKQEPITYPSPALKAVFERTLGVPLFQEQVMELAMVAADYSPGEADQLRRSMAAWKRHGGLEPHRERLLKGMLRNGYELAFAERIFEQIKGFGSYGFPESHAASFALLCYASSWLKCHEPAIFTCALVNSWPMGFYSPDQLLQEARRQGIEVRPVDVFHSDWDCTLEPLGQGALAIRLGLRQIRGFAEVDARRLEQARAQRPWRDVEDLCLRAELDSRARTRLADAGALRALAQDRHQARWQVAAVQAQLPLFAEVQASPERAVALPEPTVGEDLLADYDTLGTTLGPHPLTLLRPRLRALGCRSSSELAELEHGDHIAVAGLVVGRQRPQTASGVTFVTLEDESGMVNVVVWRELAERQRRALVGSQLLKVSGRLEQENGVRHLIARKLEDVSPLLLGLDVRSRDFH; this is translated from the coding sequence ATGACTGCGCTGGCTTACGCCGAACTGCACTGCCTGTCCAACTTCAGTTTCCAGCGCGGTGCTTCCAGCGCCGATGAACTGTTTCGACGGGCCCGTGAGCAAGGTTATCAAGCCTTGGCCATTACCGACGAATGCACCTTGGCAGGTATCGTGCGCGCCTGGCAGGCGGCCAAGGCGCATCAACTGCGCTTGATCGTCGGCAGTGAGATGCGCGTGCAGGATGGCCCCAAGCTGGTGTTGCTGGTCGAGGATCTCAGTGGCTATCAAAGCCTGTGTGCGCTGATCACCCGCGCTCGTCGGCGTGCACAGAAAGGCGAGTATCAGGTACTGGCCGATGACCTTCAGGCCCACGCCAAGGGCTTGCTCGCGCTGTGGATCCCAGACGATCCAGATGAGCCTGCAGCGGGTCAATGGCTGCAGTCGTTGTTTGCCGAGCGCCTGTGGCTAGCGGTGCACCTGCATCGGGGCAGTGATGATGCTGGCCGGCTGGCGCGCCTGCGTGCACTGGCCGCTCGGCTAGGGATTGGCGCGGTGGCCTGCGGCGATGTGCACATGCATAGCCGCGGTCGGCGCGCCCTGCAAGACTGCATGACCGCCGTGCGCCAGCATTGCAGCATGGCTGAGGCGGGCCGTTATCTGTTCGCCAATGGTGAACGCCACCTGCGTCCTTTGGCGCAATTGAGCGAGCTGTATTCGCCCGAGCTGCTCGCTGAAAGCCTGGTCATCGCCGAGCGCTGCCAGTTCGACCTGGGCCAGCTCAAGTACCAGTACCCCCGCGAGCTGGTACCAGCAGGGCAGAGCCCGGCCAGTTGGCTGCGTCACCTGTGCGAGCAAGGCGTGCCCAAGCGTTGGCCGAATGGCCCAGGCGCCAAGGTGTTCGAGGCTTTGCAGCGAGAGTTGGCGCTCATCGAGGAGCTGGGTTACGAGAGCTATTTTCTTACCGTTCACGACATCGTCGATTTTGCCCGCAAGCAGTCGATCCTTTGTCAGGGCCGCGGTTCGGCGGCCAACTCGGTCGTGTGTTTCGTGCTCGGTATCACTGAACTCGATCCGATGGAGCACCACTTGTTGTTCGAGCGTTTTCTGTCTCGCGAGCGCAACGAGCCGCCGGACATCGACGTCGACTTCGAGCACAACCGCCGCGAGGAAGTCATCCAGTACGTGTTCCGTCGTTATGGCCGGCACCGCGCCGCACTGACTGCGGTGGTCAGCACCTATCATGCTGCCGGGGCGGTGCGCGATGTGGCCCGGGTGCTGGGGCTGCCCGCCGATCAGGTCGACGCGTTGGCCAAGTGTTGTGGCCGCTGGAGTGATCGCATCCCCGATGCCGAGCGCCTGGCCGAGGCCGGCTTCGAGGCCCAAAGCCCGTCGCTGCGGCGCATTCTGGTGCTGGCCGGGGAGTTGATTGGTTTTCCCAGGCACCTGTCGCAGCACCCCGGTGGCTTCGTCATCTGCGAGCAACCGCTGGACCAGCTGGTGCCTGTGGAAAATGCCGCCATGCCTGAGCGCACTGTAATCCAGTGGGACAAGGACGATCTGGACCTGGTCGGGCTGCTCAAGGTCGATGTGCTCGCCTTGGGCATGCTCAGTGCCTTGCGTCGCTGTTTCGATCTGATCGAGCTGCATCGTGGTCGGCAGTTGAGTTTGGCCACCATTCCCAGCGAAGACCCCGCCACCTACGCCATGATCAGCCGCGCCGAGACCATGGGCGTGTTCCAGATCGAGTCGCGGGCACAGATGGCCATGCTGCCGCGTCTGAAACCAACCACGTTTTACGATCTGGTCATTGAAGTGGCCATCGTCCGCCCAGGGCCGATCCAGGGCGACATGGTCCACCCTTACCTGCGCAGACGTCTCAAGCAAGAGCCGATTACCTATCCCTCGCCAGCCTTGAAAGCGGTTTTCGAGCGCACCTTGGGCGTTCCGCTGTTTCAGGAACAGGTGATGGAGCTGGCCATGGTCGCCGCCGACTACAGCCCTGGCGAGGCCGATCAGCTACGCCGCAGCATGGCCGCCTGGAAGCGCCATGGCGGGCTGGAGCCGCACCGCGAGCGGCTGCTCAAGGGCATGCTGCGCAATGGTTACGAGCTGGCGTTCGCCGAGCGCATTTTCGAACAGATCAAAGGCTTCGGCAGTTATGGCTTCCCCGAGTCGCATGCGGCCAGTTTTGCCTTGCTCTGCTATGCCAGCAGCTGGTTGAAATGTCACGAACCGGCGATCTTCACCTGCGCCCTGGTCAACAGCTGGCCGATGGGCTTCTACAGCCCTGATCAGTTGCTGCAAGAAGCCCGTCGCCAGGGCATCGAGGTGCGTCCGGTGGATGTCTTTCACAGTGACTGGGATTGCACGCTGGAGCCGTTGGGGCAGGGCGCTTTGGCGATTCGCCTGGGGCTGCGGCAGATCCGTGGGTTTGCCGAAGTCGATGCCCGCAGGCTTGAGCAGGCCAGGGCGCAGCGGCCCTGGCGCGATGTCGAAGACTTATGCCTGCGCGCTGAGCTCGACAGCCGGGCGCGCACCCGGCTGGCCGATGCCGGGGCATTGCGAGCGCTGGCCCAGGATCGCCATCAAGCCCGCTGGCAGGTGGCTGCGGTGCAGGCGCAATTACCCTTGTTCGCAGAGGTGCAGGCCAGCCCTGAGCGCGCGGTGGCGCTGCCCGAGCCGACAGTGGGCGAGGATCTGCTGGCGGACTACGACACCCTCGGCACCACGCTTGGCCCCCATCCGTTGACTTTGCTCAGGCCACGCTTGCGGGCGTTAGGCTGCCGTAGTTCAAGTGAGCTGGCCGAGCTCGAGCATGGCGATCACATTGCCGTGGCGGGTTTGGTGGTGGGCCGCCAGCGGCCACAGACGGCCAGCGGGGTGACGTTCGTCACCCTTGAAGATGAGTCGGGGATGGTCAATGTGGTGGTCTGGCGCGAGCTGGCCGAGCGCCAACGGCGGGCGCTGGTGGGGTCGCAGTTACTCAAGGTCAGCGGCAGGCTGGAGCAGGAGAATGGCGTCAGGCACCTGATTGCGCGCAAGCTGGAGGACGTCAGCCCGCTGTTGCTGGGGCTGGATGTGCGTAGCCGGGATTTTCATTGA